A DNA window from Halopelagius inordinatus contains the following coding sequences:
- a CDS encoding universal stress protein codes for MISRVLVPMDDSEMSERALKYALEAHPDAEITVLTVVGEPSTMWGEAAAIALADDVERTAKKFAREILDRAEEIASENDAEITTDVRVGNPARSILDRAEEFDTVVVGSHGGTMAERLLVGNVAQKVVRRSPVPVTVVR; via the coding sequence ATGATATCCCGCGTTCTCGTCCCCATGGACGACTCCGAGATGTCGGAGCGAGCGCTCAAATACGCTCTCGAAGCCCACCCGGACGCAGAGATAACCGTCCTGACCGTGGTAGGTGAACCCTCGACAATGTGGGGAGAAGCGGCGGCAATCGCACTCGCCGACGACGTCGAACGCACCGCGAAGAAGTTCGCGCGGGAGATACTGGACCGCGCCGAGGAGATAGCGTCCGAGAACGACGCCGAGATAACCACCGACGTTCGGGTAGGGAACCCCGCGCGATCGATTCTCGACCGAGCCGAAGAGTTCGACACCGTCGTCGTCGGGTCGCACGGCGGGACGATGGCCGAACGACTGCTCGTCGGAAACGTCGCGCAGAAAGTCGTCCGGCGCTCCCCCGTCCCGGTCACCGTCGTCCGGTGA
- a CDS encoding four-helix bundle copper-binding protein — protein sequence MSLSDTASKIDHLSDEQRDCLENCFEAAEVCEWCADECIDEGEEMERCIRLCRDVADVTTMHARFMARNSDYSSDLAGVCADLCEECADECSQHDHDHCQVCADVLRECAETCRSMASA from the coding sequence ATGTCACTTTCAGACACCGCGTCCAAAATCGACCACCTGAGCGACGAACAGCGCGACTGTCTCGAAAACTGCTTCGAGGCGGCCGAAGTGTGCGAGTGGTGCGCAGACGAGTGCATCGACGAGGGAGAGGAAATGGAGCGATGCATCCGCCTCTGCCGGGACGTCGCGGACGTGACGACGATGCACGCTCGGTTCATGGCTCGAAACTCCGACTACAGTTCCGACCTCGCGGGAGTCTGCGCCGACCTCTGCGAGGAGTGCGCGGACGAGTGCTCACAGCACGACCACGACCACTGCCAGGTCTGCGCCGACGTTCTGCGGGAGTGCGCCGAAACCTGCCGAAGCATGGCCTCGGCGTAA
- a CDS encoding rhomboid family intramembrane serine protease, translating into MESDREESPFGRVVRNPAAQTLAAMVVVSLLTWVSFLVGSARLFVLAPPVLDPPWGVITSVYAHANPAHLLSNAMIIAVAGGIVSLSTTRLKFHAFFLATGALAAVAQVWSGVALGNPTAVLGSSGAAFALVGYVLASNPVSATFLDRFRLPARVVVVLVALIAFALTLTYSAPESALVAHFTGAVAGLAAGRFRLLRDDRQ; encoded by the coding sequence ATGGAATCGGACCGCGAGGAGTCGCCGTTCGGGCGGGTCGTTCGAAACCCCGCAGCCCAGACGCTCGCCGCGATGGTCGTCGTCTCTCTTCTGACGTGGGTGAGCTTCCTCGTCGGATCAGCGCGACTGTTCGTCCTCGCGCCGCCCGTCCTCGACCCGCCGTGGGGAGTGATAACGAGCGTGTACGCCCACGCGAACCCCGCACACCTCCTCTCGAACGCGATGATAATCGCCGTCGCGGGCGGCATCGTCTCGCTCTCGACGACCCGACTCAAGTTCCACGCGTTCTTTCTCGCGACGGGCGCACTCGCCGCCGTCGCACAGGTGTGGTCGGGAGTCGCCCTGGGCAACCCGACGGCGGTACTGGGGTCGAGTGGCGCGGCGTTCGCGTTGGTCGGTTACGTCCTCGCTTCGAACCCAGTCTCGGCGACGTTCCTCGACCGGTTCCGCCTCCCCGCCCGCGTCGTCGTCGTCCTCGTCGCGCTGATAGCGTTCGCTCTCACGCTCACCTACAGCGCACCCGAGAGCGCGTTAGTCGCTCATTTTACGGGTGCCGTCGCGGGACTGGCCGCCGGACGGTTCCGCCTCCTCCGCGACGACCGGCAGTGA
- a CDS encoding inorganic phosphate transporter, which yields MVSLLLVSGLVVAAFVGYNIGGSSTGVAFGPAVGSRIVRKVTAGALFTLFAFWGAWTVGRNVIDTMSDGIVPATQFSPEASVGVLFFSGVALLISNVYGVPASTSMTAVGAIVGLGLATDTLNETVMFTIVSAWIVAPLVGLTIGVVTGRYLYPHLDARFSFGRLSDPLVQIDRSGFVPRPRLNRHVPPRDVVGSLLVLGIACYMGFSAGASNAANAVAPLVGNGSITIEQGILLAVASIGLGGFTIARRTLATVGDDITDLPILAALVVSVVGATIITVLSQLGIPASLAVSTTCCIIGLGWGRASRVATLAEIAAPDGEPASRTPITTGALGSPPTDDDSPAGPTVGGLARGEDEDVDGTDDVSVPPIGEEEPEDVTAESLFDPAATGRIVALWILSPTLSVIGSFLLFTLVL from the coding sequence ATGGTTTCCTTACTCTTGGTCTCCGGTCTCGTGGTCGCGGCGTTCGTCGGGTACAACATCGGGGGGTCGTCGACCGGCGTCGCGTTCGGACCGGCGGTCGGCAGTCGAATCGTCAGGAAAGTCACCGCGGGGGCACTCTTCACGCTCTTTGCGTTCTGGGGTGCGTGGACCGTCGGTCGGAACGTCATCGACACGATGAGCGACGGTATCGTTCCGGCGACGCAGTTCTCGCCGGAGGCGAGCGTCGGCGTCCTGTTTTTCTCGGGGGTGGCGCTCTTGATATCGAACGTCTACGGCGTCCCCGCCTCGACGTCGATGACCGCGGTCGGCGCAATCGTTGGTCTCGGACTCGCGACTGACACGCTGAACGAGACGGTCATGTTCACCATCGTCTCCGCGTGGATAGTCGCGCCGTTGGTCGGACTCACAATCGGCGTCGTCACCGGGCGGTATCTCTACCCTCACCTCGACGCTCGGTTCTCGTTCGGACGGCTGAGTGACCCGCTCGTTCAGATCGACCGTTCCGGGTTCGTGCCCCGGCCACGACTCAACCGGCACGTCCCGCCCCGCGACGTCGTCGGATCGCTTCTCGTACTCGGTATCGCGTGTTACATGGGGTTCAGCGCCGGCGCGTCGAACGCGGCGAACGCCGTCGCACCGCTGGTCGGTAACGGCTCGATAACGATAGAGCAGGGTATACTCCTCGCCGTGGCGTCCATCGGACTCGGCGGGTTCACCATCGCTCGACGAACGCTGGCGACCGTCGGAGACGACATCACCGACCTCCCCATCCTGGCGGCACTCGTCGTCTCCGTCGTCGGCGCGACGATCATCACCGTCCTCTCGCAACTCGGCATCCCGGCCAGTCTGGCGGTGAGTACGACGTGCTGTATCATCGGACTCGGGTGGGGTCGGGCGAGTCGCGTCGCGACGCTCGCGGAAATCGCCGCTCCGGACGGCGAACCCGCCTCGCGAACGCCCATCACCACCGGAGCGCTCGGGTCGCCGCCGACGGACGATGACTCGCCCGCCGGACCGACCGTCGGCGGACTCGCGAGAGGTGAGGACGAAGACGTAGACGGCACAGACGACGTCTCCGTCCCGCCCATCGGAGAAGAGGAGCCCGAAGACGTCACCGCAGAGAGCCTGTTCGACCCGGCCGCCACCGGTCGAATCGTCGCCCTGTGGATTCTCTCGCCGACGTTGTCGGTCATCGGGTCGTTTCTCCTCTTTACGCTCGTCCTGTAG
- a CDS encoding halocyanin domain-containing protein, giving the protein MRNSESTRRAFAAAVGTVAVGALAGCTGSGNEGTTTEGESGGESTDTATDTPTDAPTSESGGGEASFDGWFDDVSNYDGVVDETGTSDVTVTVGASGNNGNYAFAPAAVRVDSGTTVVWEWTGEGGSHNVAADDGSFESEMVGESGHTFEHTFEEAGTYKYICTPHKAMGMKGAVVVE; this is encoded by the coding sequence ATGAGGAACTCTGAGTCGACTCGGCGCGCGTTCGCCGCGGCCGTCGGAACGGTCGCCGTAGGCGCACTCGCCGGATGCACCGGAAGCGGAAACGAAGGAACGACGACCGAAGGCGAAAGCGGAGGCGAATCGACGGATACGGCGACGGACACACCGACGGACGCTCCGACTTCGGAGTCCGGCGGCGGCGAAGCGTCGTTCGACGGGTGGTTCGACGACGTGAGCAACTACGACGGCGTCGTCGACGAGACGGGAACCTCGGACGTGACCGTCACCGTCGGCGCGAGCGGAAACAACGGTAACTACGCGTTCGCCCCGGCGGCCGTCCGCGTGGACTCCGGTACCACCGTCGTCTGGGAGTGGACCGGCGAGGGCGGCAGTCACAACGTGGCCGCCGACGACGGGTCGTTCGAGAGCGAGATGGTCGGCGAGTCGGGTCACACCTTCGAACACACCTTCGAGGAGGCGGGAACGTACAAGTACATCTGTACACCGCACAAAGCGATGGGGATGAAGGGCGCAGTCGTCGTCGAGTAA
- a CDS encoding orc1/cdc6 family replication initiation protein: MRRFERKQNIFHNKDALGESYRPERIQERDEEIDEYMDALQPVVDGWEPNNVFLYGNTGVGKTAVTEYLLKVLREDVDRYDDIDLHVLSLNCKTLNSSYQVAIELVNELRPSGGEISSTGYPQQTVFKKLYQELDELGGTILVVLDEIDSIGERDELLYELPRARSNGKLEHAKVGIVGISNDFKFRDRLDPRAQDTLCERELHFPPYDAPELQNILESRATVALAEGAYDDGALNLCAALAARDSGSARQALDLLRLAGEYAENRDDEGITRDHVEIAREKLEQERVVEGMRELTVNGHYALLAVVSKAAQRETPCRMRDVYDEYVSLCEKADIEPLAQRSIHNHLSDLRMLGILSAEENRTGSRGNYYSYALDVPFSSAMTALTDVLSLESVLEDIRTTAQRHGIV, encoded by the coding sequence ATGCGCCGCTTCGAGCGGAAACAGAACATCTTCCACAACAAGGACGCCTTGGGGGAGTCCTACCGACCGGAGCGGATTCAAGAACGGGACGAGGAGATAGACGAGTACATGGACGCACTCCAACCCGTGGTGGACGGGTGGGAACCGAACAACGTGTTCCTCTACGGGAACACGGGCGTCGGGAAGACGGCGGTGACCGAGTACCTTCTGAAGGTCCTGCGAGAAGACGTCGACCGGTACGACGATATCGACTTGCACGTTCTCTCTCTCAACTGTAAGACGCTCAACTCGTCGTACCAGGTCGCAATCGAGTTAGTGAACGAACTCCGTCCCTCGGGTGGTGAGATAAGTTCGACGGGTTACCCCCAACAGACCGTCTTCAAGAAACTCTACCAGGAACTCGACGAGTTGGGCGGGACGATACTCGTCGTCCTCGACGAGATAGATTCGATCGGGGAACGGGACGAACTGCTGTACGAACTCCCGCGCGCCCGGTCGAACGGGAAGTTAGAGCACGCGAAAGTCGGCATCGTCGGTATCTCGAACGACTTCAAGTTCAGAGACAGGCTCGACCCTCGCGCACAGGACACGCTCTGCGAACGCGAACTCCACTTTCCGCCGTACGACGCGCCGGAACTGCAGAACATCCTCGAATCTCGGGCTACCGTCGCGCTGGCTGAAGGCGCGTACGACGACGGGGCGCTGAACCTCTGTGCGGCGTTGGCGGCCAGAGACAGCGGAAGTGCGAGACAAGCGCTCGACTTACTCCGACTGGCGGGCGAGTACGCGGAGAACCGCGACGACGAGGGTATCACCCGTGACCACGTCGAAATCGCCAGAGAGAAACTGGAACAGGAACGCGTCGTCGAGGGGATGCGAGAACTCACCGTCAACGGCCACTACGCCCTCCTCGCCGTCGTCTCGAAGGCGGCCCAACGCGAGACTCCCTGTCGGATGCGAGACGTGTACGACGAGTACGTGAGTCTCTGTGAGAAAGCCGACATCGAACCGCTCGCCCAACGGTCGATTCACAACCACCTCTCTGATCTTCGGATGCTCGGTATCCTCTCGGCCGAAGAGAACCGAACCGGCTCTCGCGGGAACTACTACAGTTACGCGCTCGACGTTCCGTTCTCCAGCGCGATGACCGCACTCACCGACGTTCTCTCCCTCGAGAGCGTACTCGAAGATATCCGGACGACGGCACAGCGACACGGCATCGTCTAA
- a CDS encoding AI-2E family transporter codes for MIRSSIDARSVFFTVLLAFFALLVAAIIEPFLSYLLGVILLAFVLFPLQERLEPRLGAQISALVLVASAISATALAVAAMVMAIPTDPSRVTRTIENELARGEFQRQLEGALGVELPLQSFLANAPRRVAEFLVGDISNLVSATTDLFIGVLLLVFSLYYLLKDGDQFVEWVKRMLPLDAAITEELIDEANATTWAVLKGHVFVAVVQGVVAGAGLFAVGISNVVFWTAVMMFLALLPIVGVAAVLGPAALYLFLDGRILAAVFLTVYALTAVALVDDYLRAYVVDRGSSLHSAVILVGVFGGVYAFGVMGLFYGPIVIGLFKRLVRLFNENYVETSETRT; via the coding sequence GTGATACGTTCCAGTATCGACGCGCGGAGCGTCTTTTTCACCGTTCTGCTCGCGTTCTTCGCGCTCCTCGTCGCGGCGATAATCGAACCGTTTCTCTCGTATCTCTTGGGGGTGATTCTCCTCGCGTTCGTCCTCTTCCCGCTTCAGGAGCGACTCGAACCCCGCCTCGGCGCTCAGATATCGGCGCTCGTTCTCGTCGCGAGTGCCATAAGCGCGACTGCCCTCGCCGTGGCCGCGATGGTGATGGCGATTCCGACCGATCCATCGAGAGTCACGCGGACGATAGAGAACGAACTCGCGCGCGGAGAGTTTCAGAGACAGTTGGAGGGGGCTCTCGGCGTCGAGTTGCCCCTCCAGTCGTTCCTCGCGAACGCGCCGCGCCGCGTCGCGGAATTCCTCGTCGGCGACATATCGAATCTGGTCAGTGCGACGACGGACCTCTTTATCGGCGTTCTCCTCCTCGTCTTCTCGCTTTACTACCTACTGAAAGACGGTGACCAGTTCGTCGAGTGGGTGAAACGGATGCTGCCGTTGGACGCGGCGATAACGGAGGAACTCATCGACGAGGCGAACGCAACGACGTGGGCCGTACTGAAGGGCCACGTCTTCGTCGCCGTCGTTCAGGGAGTCGTCGCGGGCGCGGGTCTGTTCGCTGTCGGTATCTCGAACGTCGTCTTCTGGACGGCGGTGATGATGTTCTTGGCGCTGCTTCCCATCGTCGGCGTCGCCGCGGTTCTCGGCCCCGCCGCCCTCTATCTGTTCCTCGACGGCCGCATCCTCGCGGCGGTGTTTCTGACCGTCTACGCTCTCACCGCCGTCGCCCTCGTCGACGACTACCTCCGGGCGTACGTCGTCGATAGAGGCTCGTCGCTCCATTCGGCGGTCATCCTCGTCGGCGTCTTCGGGGGGGTGTACGCCTTCGGCGTGATGGGTCTGTTCTACGGGCCCATCGTCATCGGACTGTTCAAGCGACTCGTCCGCCTGTTCAACGAGAACTACGTCGAGACGTCCGAGACGCGAACGTAG
- a CDS encoding DUF7344 domain-containing protein, giving the protein MAVTEPHPLPPSVRDDYGAVLANDRRRAIVEILAEESRSLPLRLLAGWTAAETEGVPLDALPERCTDRTAIKLHHIHLPKLDEIGVVDYDPDEGRIAPGEKMEVARRQLASFRSARKN; this is encoded by the coding sequence ATGGCAGTCACCGAACCCCACCCCCTACCCCCCTCCGTCCGAGACGACTACGGCGCCGTTCTGGCGAACGACCGCCGACGGGCTATCGTCGAGATACTGGCCGAAGAGAGCCGTTCGCTCCCCCTCCGCCTCCTCGCCGGATGGACCGCGGCGGAGACAGAGGGAGTTCCCTTAGACGCGTTACCCGAACGGTGCACCGACCGGACCGCGATCAAACTCCACCACATCCACCTCCCGAAGTTAGACGAGATAGGAGTCGTCGACTACGACCCGGACGAGGGCCGAATCGCACCGGGTGAGAAGATGGAGGTCGCGCGCCGTCAGTTGGCGTCGTTCCGGTCGGCCCGGAAGAACTGA
- a CDS encoding class I SAM-dependent DNA methyltransferase: MDLSAVVDDVNENPHRRRTFYEYPELYEFYHSRALDREAQVGLLERFLPEGATRVLEFGCGTGPLLARIEDDYEEVFGVDVNESMIAVAERRVSKATLRRADFTEWSAAADGRTFDIAVLMGGLLHLTDDRSVEAFAANAYDSLREGGVFVTFFQPFSEDVENGTVDVQTVESERYTVERHSTSALTSREGHYTTTYAFDIVDRKRDESARMGTVFDGRFHDPDALRETFSAAGFETAETIDREGPTLLHAVK; the protein is encoded by the coding sequence ATGGACCTGTCAGCCGTCGTCGACGACGTAAACGAGAATCCGCACCGTCGACGAACGTTCTACGAGTATCCGGAACTGTACGAGTTCTATCACTCTCGCGCTCTCGACCGAGAGGCACAGGTCGGGCTACTGGAGCGGTTTCTTCCGGAGGGCGCGACTCGCGTTCTGGAGTTCGGATGCGGTACCGGTCCGCTTCTCGCCCGCATCGAAGACGACTACGAGGAGGTGTTCGGCGTCGACGTGAACGAGTCGATGATCGCGGTTGCCGAACGGAGAGTCTCGAAGGCGACGCTTCGGCGTGCGGACTTCACCGAGTGGTCTGCCGCCGCCGACGGCAGGACGTTCGACATCGCGGTTCTGATGGGTGGACTGCTGCACCTGACCGACGACCGTAGCGTCGAGGCGTTCGCCGCGAACGCCTACGATAGCCTGCGAGAGGGAGGAGTGTTCGTGACGTTCTTTCAGCCGTTTTCCGAGGACGTCGAGAACGGAACCGTAGACGTTCAAACCGTAGAATCGGAGCGGTACACGGTCGAACGGCACTCGACCAGCGCGCTCACCTCGCGGGAGGGCCATTACACGACCACGTACGCGTTCGACATCGTAGACCGAAAGCGAGACGAGAGCGCCCGGATGGGAACGGTGTTTGACGGCCGGTTTCACGACCCAGACGCGCTCAGAGAGACGTTCTCGGCTGCCGGTTTCGAGACCGCCGAGACGATCGACCGAGAGGGACCGACGCTCCTCCACGCGGTGAAGTAA
- a CDS encoding universal stress protein, with the protein MQKSLERDLGLYSVLAISIGAMVGSGIFILPALAVKIAGPAVILAYVVAGILVLPAALSKSEMATAMPEAGGTYLYIERGMGPLLGTVAGLGTWFSLSFKGALALVGGVPYLLLLFDVPSGIVTPVALALATLLVLINLFGAKQTGRLQVGIVAVMLAALVWFAVGGTPSVQQANYQPFFEGGVGGLLAATGLVFVSYAGVTKIASVAEEVEDPDRNIPLGIVGSLTFTTVLYTLIVAVMVGVTDPGSIAESATPMAVAAEATLGTAGVLAIVAAAILALVSTANAGILSSSRYPFAMSRDNLVPSSLSVVSDRFGTPSTSITLTGVVLLILIAFVPILDIAKLASAFQILVFILINFAIVAFREGNVEYEPSFESPLYPWLQAFGIVGGVVLLTQMGTVPLVGAAVMTVSGIVWYFAYARPRVDREGAAIDAVRQQIGQSAVERTRTTIEEWTSGYRVLVAIPHDVSKDEERSFVRVAADLARPNRGRVTVVRFDEVPDQVPLTHASEVESPADIQFERQTDELDEEFDVPVDSGTIVSHDTKHAVVNYAAHEGADMLLMEHDPGASGLRARLFGNHTDWVLRHAPCDVALFDDRGLDEIETVGVLTDEGPYDPTKVAVADAIAGEAGATVALNHAVDVEARPTRARTIRDYHDEIGQLCSSPVRTGLPFADGGGTDEPPKDDDLLVVGLGGERFGGSDQTQSRIVDEWGCSVLMVHGQDARRRGRVARLADRWLF; encoded by the coding sequence ATGCAGAAGTCGCTGGAGCGCGACCTCGGACTCTACTCCGTGCTCGCCATCAGCATCGGCGCGATGGTGGGAAGCGGCATCTTCATCCTGCCCGCACTCGCGGTCAAAATCGCCGGTCCGGCGGTTATCCTCGCGTACGTCGTCGCCGGCATCCTCGTGTTGCCCGCGGCGTTGTCGAAGTCCGAGATGGCGACGGCGATGCCCGAAGCGGGCGGCACCTATCTCTACATCGAACGCGGGATGGGTCCGCTCCTCGGAACGGTCGCCGGACTCGGAACGTGGTTCTCCCTCTCCTTTAAGGGCGCACTCGCCCTCGTGGGCGGCGTCCCGTACCTCCTGTTGTTGTTCGACGTTCCGTCGGGAATCGTCACGCCAGTCGCTCTCGCCTTGGCGACGCTTCTCGTCTTGATAAACCTCTTCGGCGCGAAACAGACCGGTCGGTTACAGGTCGGCATCGTCGCGGTGATGCTCGCGGCGTTAGTGTGGTTCGCCGTCGGCGGGACGCCGAGCGTCCAGCAGGCGAACTACCAGCCGTTCTTCGAGGGCGGCGTCGGTGGCCTCCTCGCCGCGACCGGACTGGTGTTCGTCTCCTACGCGGGCGTGACGAAGATTGCGAGCGTCGCCGAGGAAGTCGAGGACCCCGACCGCAACATCCCGCTCGGAATCGTCGGGTCGCTCACGTTTACGACGGTTCTCTACACGCTCATCGTCGCGGTGATGGTCGGCGTCACCGACCCCGGAAGCATCGCCGAGAGCGCCACCCCGATGGCCGTCGCGGCCGAGGCGACTCTCGGCACGGCGGGCGTCCTCGCAATCGTCGCGGCCGCCATCTTGGCGCTCGTCAGTACCGCTAACGCGGGCATCCTCTCGTCGTCGCGGTACCCGTTCGCGATGAGTCGCGACAACCTCGTTCCGTCCTCGCTTTCGGTCGTCAGCGACCGATTCGGGACGCCGAGCACCTCCATCACGCTCACCGGGGTCGTTCTCCTCATCCTCATCGCGTTCGTCCCGATCCTCGACATCGCCAAACTCGCCAGCGCGTTCCAGATTCTCGTCTTCATCCTCATCAACTTCGCCATCGTGGCGTTCCGCGAGGGGAACGTCGAGTACGAACCGTCGTTCGAGTCGCCGCTCTACCCGTGGCTACAGGCGTTCGGTATCGTCGGCGGCGTGGTCCTCCTCACGCAGATGGGGACGGTTCCGCTCGTCGGCGCGGCGGTGATGACCGTCTCCGGTATCGTTTGGTACTTCGCGTACGCGCGTCCGAGAGTCGACAGAGAGGGCGCAGCCATCGACGCCGTCCGACAGCAGATCGGACAGAGCGCCGTCGAACGAACCCGGACCACCATCGAAGAGTGGACGAGCGGATACCGCGTCCTCGTGGCCATCCCCCACGACGTGTCGAAAGACGAAGAGCGGTCGTTCGTCCGAGTGGCGGCGGACCTCGCGCGTCCCAACCGCGGCCGGGTCACCGTCGTCCGCTTCGACGAAGTTCCCGACCAGGTCCCCCTGACGCACGCCTCGGAGGTGGAGTCGCCCGCCGACATCCAGTTCGAGCGACAGACGGACGAACTCGACGAGGAGTTCGACGTCCCGGTCGATAGCGGCACCATCGTCAGCCACGACACGAAGCACGCCGTCGTCAACTACGCCGCCCACGAGGGCGCGGACATGCTCCTCATGGAACACGACCCCGGCGCGTCGGGCCTCCGAGCCCGCCTGTTCGGCAACCACACCGACTGGGTGCTTCGACACGCCCCGTGCGACGTGGCCCTCTTCGACGACCGGGGACTCGACGAGATAGAGACGGTCGGCGTGCTGACCGACGAGGGTCCGTACGACCCGACCAAGGTCGCCGTCGCCGACGCCATCGCCGGCGAGGCGGGCGCCACCGTCGCTCTCAACCACGCCGTCGACGTCGAGGCCCGGCCGACGAGGGCGCGGACGATACGCGACTACCACGACGAGATAGGCCAACTCTGTTCGTCTCCCGTCCGGACCGGGTTGCCGTTCGCCGACGGCGGCGGCACCGACGAACCCCCGAAGGACGACGATCTGTTAGTCGTGGGACTCGGGGGCGAACGGTTCGGCGGGTCCGACCAGACGCAGTCGCGCATCGTCGACGAGTGGGGCTGTTCGGTACTCATGGTCCACGGGCAGGACGCGAGGCGGCGCGGACGCGTCGCTCGCCTCGCGGACCGCTGGCTCTTTTGA
- a CDS encoding Lrp/AsnC family transcriptional regulator — protein sequence MASTSIDDLDRYIIYALQRDARHTSGRDIAEARGVSASTVRNRISKLESNGIIRGSHLDVDYEEMGYQLYTIIFCTAPIPDRETLAKQALEVDGVVSVREIMTGDENVHITAVGRDSDDLSRIGRELSELGFEIAEEEIIRNEYTCAYSPFGREIDDSD from the coding sequence ATGGCGTCGACATCGATAGACGACCTCGATCGCTACATCATCTACGCGCTCCAACGGGACGCGCGACACACGTCCGGGCGGGACATCGCGGAGGCCCGCGGCGTCTCCGCCAGCACCGTCCGAAACCGAATCAGCAAGCTCGAATCTAACGGCATCATCCGCGGGAGCCACCTCGACGTCGACTACGAGGAGATGGGGTATCAGCTCTACACCATCATCTTCTGTACCGCGCCGATCCCCGACCGGGAGACGCTCGCAAAGCAGGCGCTCGAAGTCGACGGCGTCGTCTCGGTCCGCGAGATAATGACCGGCGACGAGAACGTTCACATCACCGCCGTGGGCCGCGACAGCGACGACCTGAGCCGAATCGGACGCGAACTGAGCGAACTCGGATTCGAGATAGCCGAAGAGGAGATAATCCGAAACGAGTACACCTGCGCGTACAGCCCGTTCGGTCGCGAAATCGACGATTCCGACTGA
- a CDS encoding ParA family protein, with protein sequence MDEPVKLCVSNQKGGVGKTTIAINVAGALNARGHDVLFVDLDPQGNATENLGLMEAYDDEPPTLFDCLTEAEKRDEIENIVREHPEMDVVPSNIDMTAAEPELTLARRSGEQLDLVLREIEATYDYVIVDCPPNLGNLMDNALFATQNVLIPALAESTSKRAFELLFDHVDALEYDYEIDIRDRAVVVNRIDVRKKQAREMVEWINAAFEDVPVWEIRERADVQKALDAGVSLLEFNPDCDMCETFLEIAANLDEQFGLTEADA encoded by the coding sequence ATGGACGAGCCAGTAAAACTCTGCGTGTCGAATCAGAAAGGAGGCGTCGGGAAGACGACTATCGCTATCAACGTCGCCGGCGCACTCAACGCTCGCGGGCACGACGTTCTGTTCGTCGACCTAGACCCGCAGGGCAACGCGACGGAGAACCTCGGCCTCATGGAAGCGTACGACGACGAACCGCCGACGCTTTTCGACTGCCTCACGGAGGCCGAGAAGCGAGACGAGATCGAGAACATCGTCCGCGAACACCCCGAGATGGACGTGGTTCCGTCGAACATCGACATGACGGCCGCCGAACCCGAGTTGACGCTGGCGCGTCGAAGCGGCGAGCAACTGGATTTAGTCCTCCGAGAGATAGAGGCGACGTACGACTACGTCATCGTCGACTGCCCGCCGAACCTCGGGAACCTCATGGACAACGCGCTGTTTGCGACGCAGAACGTCCTCATTCCCGCACTCGCCGAGTCGACGTCGAAGCGGGCCTTCGAGTTGTTGTTCGACCACGTCGACGCCTTAGAATACGACTACGAGATAGACATCCGAGACCGCGCCGTCGTCGTCAACCGCATCGACGTGCGGAAGAAGCAGGCCCGAGAGATGGTCGAGTGGATAAACGCCGCCTTCGAGGACGTACCGGTGTGGGAGATTCGCGAACGGGCGGACGTCCAGAAGGCTCTCGACGCCGGTGTCTCTCTCCTCGAATTCAACCCCGACTGTGACATGTGCGAGACGTTCCTCGAAATCGCGGCGAACCTCGACGAACAGTTCGGTCTCACGGAGGCGGACGCATGA